From the Solanum pennellii chromosome 4, SPENNV200 genome, one window contains:
- the LOC107016798 gene encoding protein GPR107-like — MEDVNHVRCLKFLQALFILYISSFKFSSCEIKNTHIIDDSRQIILIERFGFAPDGHVTISLDHVYWRSDEPAAKLYPSSMGFCLVRDVSFPRLLNESIYTENFCVLSSKYVNLVFRFDKLGPDSSYNISTTIDEPDEYNLIFGNCQKEFLVTMNVHTEIYNVNDNGEKDFLPAGQTPLPKLYFLLFVVYIVFLGIWGFVCVKQRKNIHKIHLIMATLLVFKALKLICAAEDKTYIRNTGKDHGWDVAFYIFGFLKGVTLFTVIVLIGTGWSFLKPYLHDREKKVLMFVIPLQVIENIASIVISEGGPVEKHWLVWNELFLLIDVMCCCIVLVPILWSIKSLRLASKNDGKAAENLKKLTLFRHFYVVLIVFLYFTRFGIAMIESVVTYMHEWVTVVAAEGASLMFYVFIFYNFKPIGKNPYLAIHKDDDDEEGEEEYEDEDEDEDEHDNDDDEIA, encoded by the coding sequence ATGGAAGATGTCAACCATGTAAGATGCTTAAAGTTTCTACAAGCgttattcatattatatatatcaagttttaaattttcatcatGTGAAATCAAGAATACACACATTATTGATGATTCTAGGCAAATAATATTAATAGAGAGATTTGGTTTTGCACCTGATGGACATGTAACCATTTCCCTAGATCATGTTTATTGGAGATCAGATGAACCAGCTGCAAAACTATATCCTTCTTCCATGGGATTTTGCCTTGTTAGAGATGTATCATTTCCGCGACTCTTGAATGAGTCTATTTATACAGAAAACTTTTGTGTTTTATCTAGTAAGTATGTTAATCTTGTGTTTAGATTTGACAAGCTTGGCCCTGATTCATCCTACAACATATCAACCACAATCGACGAGCCTGATGAGTATAATTTGATATTTGGCAATTGTCAAAAGGAATTTCTTGTGACAATGAATGTGCATACTGAAATATACAATGTGAATGATAATGGAGAGAAAGACTTTCTCCCTGCTGGTCAGACTCCATTGCCTAAattatatttccttttatttgttgtatatattgtatttttggGTATATGGGGATTTGTTTGTGTTAAACAGAGAAAAAACATTCACAAGATTCATTTGATCATGGCTACGTTGTTGGTTTTCAAGGCGTTGAAGTTGATATGCGCTGCAGAAGACAAGACGTACATTAGAAATACAGGGAAGGATCATGGTTGGGATGTggcattttatatttttggatttttgaaaggTGTAACACTTTTCACTGTTATTGTTCTTATTGGAACTGGTTGGTCATTCTTGAAACCTTACCTTCATGACCGCGAAAAAAAGGTTTTAATGTTTGTGATCCCTTTACAAGTGATTGAAAATATAGCTTCGATTGTGATAAGTGAAGGTGGACCCGTTGAGAAGCATTGGTTAGTATGGAACGAGTTGTTTTTGTTAatagatgttatgtgttgttgtATTGTACTTGTCCCAATTCTATGGTCTATTAAAAGCCTTAGGTTGGCATCAAAGAATGATGGAAAAGCAGCTGAAAATCTCAAAAAGTTAACACTTTTTAGgcatttttatgttgttttgattGTGTTCTTGTATTTCACTAGATTTGGAATTGCTATGATTGAAAGTGTAGTAACTTATATGCATGAATGGGTTACTGTCGTTGCTGCGGAAGGTGCAAGCTTGatgttctatgtgtttatattcTATAATTTTAAGCCAATTGGGAAAAATCCATATTTGGCTATTCACAAAGATGACGatgatgaagaaggagaagaagaataTGAAGATGAAGACGAAGACGAAGACGAACacgataatgatgatgatgagattGCGTAA